The Polyodon spathula isolate WHYD16114869_AA chromosome 23, ASM1765450v1, whole genome shotgun sequence genome has a window encoding:
- the LOC121298301 gene encoding U6 snRNA-associated Sm-like protein LSm3, translating to MADEVEQQQTSNTVEEPLDLIRLSLDERIYVKMRNDRELRGRLHAYDQHLNMILGDVEETVTTVEIDEETYEEIYKSTKRNIPMLFVRGDGVVLVAPPLRVG from the exons caacagaCTTCCAACACTGTTGAGGAACCTCTTGATCTCATCAGGCTTAGTCTTGATGAGCGCATTTATGTGAAAATGCGCAATGACAGAGAGCTCAGAGGAAGGCTACAC GCTTATGATCAGCACTTGAATATGATTTTGGGTGATGTTGAAGAGACTGTGACCACAGTAGAAATTGATGAGGAGACGTATGAAGAAATTTATAAA TCCACAAAGAGGAACATCCCAATGCTGTTTGTTCGAGGGGATGGTGTAGTACTAGTAGCTCCTCCACTGAGAGTTGGCTAG